CGGCACGGGCGCGGCCTGATAACGTCATACTGCCACCGCCAGTGCGACGTCATGAATCAGGCGCAGATCGTTAAATGGGCTGGCCGGTGATTCGTCTTGGTGTAGGCGAAACGCCTGCTGCTCGCTACGCGGCAAGCCCTGATATTCGGAGATAACCTGAAACAGCCAAATTTCATCGGGCCAGTCGAGGTGGCTGTCATACAGATAAGCGAGGGCGCTAATCGGCTCGGCGGGGGGCTGATCTAACACCGCAAGATAAAAGCGTTCGACATCTTGCTTAAGCGCCTGCTGGCGTGCAGCGGCAAGATTATCTTCCGGCGTGAGCGCAGGCACGGCCGACTCAACGGTTTGCGTGGCATGGCGTGGGGTTGGCAATTCATGCAACAGTTCTGCCAGCACGCGGCTTTCCAGCGCGCGATCTAACGCTGGCGCAGCGGCGGGGTGTAACGGCGCAGCGTGGTTAAATAACGCCGGTACATCGCTGCGTTTGGCGTAATTACTCGGCACAAAGCCTGGGTGTTCGCGCATAAACGCGACCATGCCGCTGATCAGGCGGCTGCGTGACTGCTGTTTGCGAAAGCGTGCCATTAGCTCAATTAACCGCCGTTGCACTTCCCGCAGGCTGGTGTAATGGTGGCTTAAGCGCTGCTGTAGCTGACTGATCAGTAGCTTGCGCAGGCTGCCATCACTGCCTACTAACGCAATCAGTTCGTCGAAGTCGATCAGCGCCAGGCCATCCAACAACCTAACAATCTGCTTCTGGGCGCGGTCGTTTTCGCGGATCTTATCGCTCAACTGGCTAACAAAGCCGAAATCGCTATTGAGCCGCTGCCAAAGGCTATCAATAGCATCGGCAAAGCGGCCGTTTAGATCGTCAACTTCCTGACGCAGGCGCAGCAGCTGCTGCTCCTGTCGCCAATGCTCACCTCGGCTGCGGGCTTCACGGTAGCTGTGCACCAACGAACGCACCAGCTCAAGGGTTTCCGCAACATCGGCATTCACATGACGGCGGGTTTCGTCGGCGAGCATTTCAGCGATCAGCTCGCGCACTTTAGGGGAGAGCTTTACGCCGCTCTGCTCATCGGGCCGCCATAACACTCGAGCAGCCAACAGCTTGCGCAGCGCACTGTCGTTGAGTCCGTCTAACGGCACGTCATCGCGAGTGTAGCCCTGCATCAGTCGTTCGGCATGCTTGCCCAACAGCGCCAGCCGCTCAGCGCCGGTTTTTAGCAGGCGGCTTTCCAGTTCGCTCACAGCAGCGCCTCCTGGGCACCCTCTTCCTGCTCCACGTCAATGGGCAAGTTTTCCTCATCGCGGATAAAGCGCACCACCTCGATCAGGTAATCAATTTTACCGGTGACCACAAACACCTGACGCTCAGTGTGGGGCTGAAGCAAGTAGCCATGCTCTTTTAAGCGCTTAAATAACTGCTTTACTTGGGCATCCAGCTGGTCGCTCTGGGAGCCAAAGAAGCTGTCTGTGGCTAGCCTTTCCAAACGCTCACGCAGGCTTTGGTTGTCTTCGCACTTAGCGCTGAACTCTGCGGGCTTGAGCACGTCGCCAGGGGCCGCCAAGGTGTCGCGGCCTAGCGCCTCTTGAACCAGTTGCAGCCATTCCAGCAGCGGCAACAGGCTGTTGACCGTGTCACTCAGCTGGCGCGATAGCTGCTCCCGAGCGGCTTCGTTCAGCTGTCGCCAAGCTAAAAAGTAGACACTGCCTTCATCATTGCTCGCCAGCCTGCGGTTGAGCGGGCGCAGATAGTCATCAATCGCGTCGCGGGTCTCTTCGTTGGCTAAGTGGCGAAAGGCATTGTCATCACTAACGGCGCAGACAAACTCGCCAGCCAGCAAGCGTTCCAGTAGCGGGCCGTGTTCGATCATGCGGTCACCTCTTGCTGACGCTCCTTGATCCGCTGCGCAAGCGGGCTAAGGCGCGGTTCAATACGTTTTAGCAGGCGCTGGTTGGGCTGGTTAGGGTCCCGCTCAATCAGGTAGCGATTAGCAAACAGCAGCAGCACATCTGATTCCGGGTTGGGGAAAGCCCCCACAATATGAATGCGGTTGCTGTCACAAGCGTCGAACAACTTTTCGACATTGTGATAGGCCAGCGTGCCGATTTCATCAATCGGCCAATGGATAGCGATTTGCGCATCCCCCCGCAGCAGCCGCGTAAACGCCAGCAGGAACTTACACAAAATCAGGTAGGCCATGCCATGGCTGGAAGACTCCAACAACTGGCGGTCATTTTTGATCACCAGGTCAGTGCCGCCTTCGTTTAGGTGCAGCTCAAGGCGCAGCAGGCTTTCAAAGCTGTACTGCTGGTCACTGCGCAGCAAATCGACCACATCGGCCAGCGCATTAAGGTAATCGTCACTGGGCAGCATCTGGCCAGATTCCCGCCACGCTTTGTAGCGCTGGGCAAACAACTTTAAAGGCTCCCAGAAACCCAGCTCATCGATCGTCGATTGAATGCGCACTTCCGCTTTGCTGATGCCTTCTAAGCGCAGGTCATCCGCCACTTCGTCGGAAAGCCGACGGCTTTGCGCACTGATACGGCGATTTAAGTCGCGGAAGACAATAAAGAATTTATCCAGGTCATCGCTTAAATTGCGCCCTTCCTGAATCAGCTGCTGCTGTTGATCTTCCAATAGTTTTAGCATGTCGCGCAGCAGCGGCAACACTAGTCGCGGGCTGTCGTTCGGCAGCTTCTCGCGTTCGCTTTGCAGTGCATCGGCAAAGCCGCTGCTGGCATCTTTAATCAGTTGGCTTTCTACCTCCAGGCAGCCCCGGCGCAGTTGTTCAAGCTGCTGATGGCGGCTGGTTAACGCTTGGCGAGCACGCTCAATGCGCTCCTCCATGTCACCTACGGCATCCGCTAAGGGCGCCCCCTCTGAAACGATGTCCAAACTTTCTAACTGGGTCAGCAGCGGCTTAAGGGCTTCTACGCTGCCGTGGGCATTTGCGCGCTGAATTTTAAGCTCATTAACCGCTGATTGATGCGCTTCACGTGCGGCATGGAAGTCGTTTTTGAGGTGCGCTTTTTCACGTTTCAACTGCTGGTCAAGCTGAACAAGCTCCGCTTCCTGGGCCACCAGCTGGGGCTTGTGCTGGCTCCACTCCACGCGCATAAAGCGTTGGTACTCGGTGAGTTCTTCCTGGCGAGCGGCGATCTTACGAATGCGGTCACTCTGTTGCTCTAGGCGTTTTTTCGTTTCCTGAAGCTGCGCGGGGTCCACGCCCTGCTCGGCAAGTTCCTGGCTGAAGGCGGCTTCCAGCTCATTGCGCTGGCGCTGATGTTCCGCGTTGGCATCGTTGAGCTGCTGCTTGTACTGGCGTAGCTGCGCATCCAGGCTATCCAGCTGGTTTTGCGCATCGGCTTTTAACTCCAGCAGTTGGCCCTGATGGGTCTCGGCCAGCTCGGCAAGCGACTGGCGTTTCTCTTCACGCAGTTCGGCCTGGGCCTGCTCCTGGCGAGCCAACGCCGCTTGGTGCTCCGCTCGACGTGCCTGCTGGCGCTTGGTATGGCGCTCTTGCTGCTGGCGGCGAGCCTCAAGGGCATACTCCACTTCCTGTTCGGCACGCTGATACCCCATACGCGCCTGATCTTGGGCCTCGTCGGCCTGTTGCACCCGTTCGTTGTGCTGCTTTAGGGCTTTTTCGGCAGCGGCACACTCGGCTTGGGCGCGCTGTTTAGCGCCATCCGCCTCTTCAATCGCCGCCAGCAAACTGGCTTCGTCTTGGGCGTAATCCGGCAGTGCAATGGCGCTTAGGTCCAGCGCTAACCCGAACAGGTCGTCGCTGGCGCCTTCAGCAAGCTGCGGAGCAAGATCTCGGCGCTCAAGCAGCTCTGGCGCAATAACCTTGCCAAGCTGCTGCTCCCAACCAGGGCGATGGTAGCGCAAGAAGTGACGCAGGCTGCCTTGTTCGGGGTCACGCTGTTGATAGAGCGCATAGCAGTGTTGTTCGGCCCGCTCACGCTGCTGGCGACACTGCACCAGCTGCTGCTCGGCGGCGTCGCGTTCACGTTTGTGGCTTTCAAGCTCGCGGCGCAGCGCTTCCAACGTGGCGGTGGCGGCGCTGCGTTCCTGCTGTGTTTGGTCTAAACGCGCTTGGGCAAGCTCGGCTTCTTGGGCTTCTTCAGCAGTTTGGGTGGGCATCGCCAGTTGCGCTTTTAATTCGGCAAGCTGCTCAACACCCAGTTCTAACTGCGCTTGATACTCCCCCTCTAACCGCTGGCGCTCTTGCTGATAGCGCTCGTTATGCTGCTGTTCGGCTTGCCATTGCTGCTCTCGGCGCTGCGCTTTTTCCTCGACCAGGGCATCTATCAATTCCTGGTTTTCTTGAGTTTGGCGGGCAAGTGCTTCGGAAAGCTCGCGTAACCGGCCATCTAAGCGCGCCTGGCTCTCTTTTACCGCCTCTTGCATGACTTGCAGATGCTTCTGAAGCTGATCACGCTGTTCACGCCACTGGGGCAAGGCGTTGATGTCCCGCTCCAGGCCGGTCATGTCAGCATCAGCGTAGTGCTCAAACTGGGTTTGCAGGTCATTCAGGCGACGCTGAGTGTGCTGCAAGTCGCTCGCGACTTCACTGTGGCGGTCGTTCAGCTCATCGCGCTGCTGGGTGTAGGCATTTTCACGCTGTTGGAATTCACGCTGGTGGCGATTTAACTCACCATCCAGATCCGCAATGCGTTGTTCAGCCTGTTGATGATCGGCGCTTAGCTGGGGTTTCAACTGCCAAAGCGTGGTCTCTAAATGGGCCAATTCGCGGTCGATGCCACCAAGCTTAGTCAGCGCGGCTTGCAGCGGCTCCAGGCGCATGGACTGGCGCATCTGGGAAATCCACTCCCGCGCTTTGGCACTGCGAATGCGGGTGACCGGCAGCTCGACGCCATCCTCTTCGAAAATTGCCGCCAGCATGGTTTTGAGGGTGTCCATCTTGCCCTCTTTCGCATGCACAGCAGACACCAGTTTTTCGATATGACGGATACGCCGTTCAGGGTTAACCAGGCTAAATTGCGCTGCAATTTGGCGCAATTTTAGGCCATCGCGGCTATTACCGTGAAGCTGGGTGAAGTCGTTTTGGATCACCGAGCGAAACTCGGAGGTAGCCCCCAACTTAGATGAGACAGGAATCCCGCTGCGGCGCAATCCGCTAGACCACTGTGGGTACTCCAGTGCCAAGGGGCCTTTTTCAGTTTCGATCAGGTAGTCTTCTGGTCGATAAGGGGCACCGACAAAACGGTACTCCACGCCGCCTTCCTGCTTGCGCGTCAGCACTACTTGGCAAACATTGCCTGCTTCGCGGCGGTATTCGTAGACCAGATAGCTTTGACGAGTGGGCAAATAGAAGGCATCAAACTTCATGCGAGTTTTCGGCACTACCTTATTGGGCAGTTCGCCATAAAACACCGGCACTAACCGCTGAAGCGTGGTTTTGCCTGACGCGTTGGTGCCGCAGATATTGGTGTGGCCATCCACATTGAGCTCAACCACTCCCGACAAGTGGCCGTGAATCATAACGATGCGTAGCAAATGCGCCATGCCGTGTCCTTGATCGTCAAACGTCCGAAAACGCTATCTTGCCAGACCTAGAGCAAGGCGACATCTGTTCAGGTGTGAACTATTGATTTATCTAATGACAATGCACATTTAGATTAGGGGCTAGCTGCTCTCACGCACTCTTTTATTCACTCCCCCACGCTGCTCACCACAAAATCCCTAGCAACGCCTATATGGTAGTCAATGGCCTCGCGGCAAGCCTCGGAACGGCCGCTACCCAAGGCATCTAGCAGCTTAAAGTGACTGGTGGCAATGGTATCGGGGGCTTCGTGGGTTTTGGTAATCAACGTAATGCACAGGCGAAGTTCGTGGGTTAAGCCATCAAATGCCCGCAGCAGCCGCTCGTTGCCCGCGTAATGAATCATTAAGCGGTGAAACTGCAGGTCCTCTTCAATGCGGCGTGTTCCATCATTGCTGGCGGTCGCTTCGCACAAAACCTCTACCTGCTGTTTTAGCGCGCGCTCAGCGTCGCTGCTATAGCGCTCAGATAAGCGCTGGATAGCATGGCGCTCAAGGCATAGCCGCAGATCGAAGACATCCTCTAATTCAACGGCATTCAACGCCCTGACAAAAAAACCACGCCGCGGTTTTGAGACCAACAACCCACGACTTTCCAATAAGCGAGCGGCTTCGCGAACCGGCGCGCGGCTAACGCCTAAATCCCTGGAAAGCTGCACTTCCGAAAGCCGCTCACCGGGCAAAAAGTGTTGCTGGATAATCGCTTGCGTCAAATAGTCGGCCACCTGTTCAACAAGGTTTTGCTGTTGAATAAAAGCGCCGGGAGCCGCTGAGGAGGAGGCCATAGAGTCTACTCTTATTAGGTATTACGTACTTTTAGTATGACGCAAAAAAGCATTCTGTCGACGGCCGATTGCCGACTGTCGACAGTTTTACAAACCACTGCTATGTTCAAAAAGGCCTCTTATAACGATCTATAACGACGATCCACAACAATTCATAACAACAATCACAACTGGGCTGTTTTGTATCACGCCTCGCTCGCCTAACGACAACGTAAATCCATTACGTGCCAGGCTTTGGCCTAGTAACCGAGGAGCAGAAACAAAATGAAAACATCTTTAGCGTTGGCAATTTCCGCTGCAGCATTCGCCTTTTCGTCGGCCACCCTGGCAGACGACCCGAAACAGGGCGGCACAGTTAACACCATTATCCAACCAGAACCGCCAGGCTTAGTGCTGGGGATGGTGCAAAACGCGCCTACGCGCACCGTGGCAGGCAATATCTATGAAGGACTACTGCGCTATACCACTGACCTGGAACCCATGC
This genomic window from Halomonas sp. TD01 contains:
- a CDS encoding condensin complex protein MksE, with the translated sequence MIEHGPLLERLLAGEFVCAVSDDNAFRHLANEETRDAIDDYLRPLNRRLASNDEGSVYFLAWRQLNEAAREQLSRQLSDTVNSLLPLLEWLQLVQEALGRDTLAAPGDVLKPAEFSAKCEDNQSLRERLERLATDSFFGSQSDQLDAQVKQLFKRLKEHGYLLQPHTERQVFVVTGKIDYLIEVVRFIRDEENLPIDVEQEEGAQEALL
- a CDS encoding ATP-binding protein codes for the protein MAHLLRIVMIHGHLSGVVELNVDGHTNICGTNASGKTTLQRLVPVFYGELPNKVVPKTRMKFDAFYLPTRQSYLVYEYRREAGNVCQVVLTRKQEGGVEYRFVGAPYRPEDYLIETEKGPLALEYPQWSSGLRRSGIPVSSKLGATSEFRSVIQNDFTQLHGNSRDGLKLRQIAAQFSLVNPERRIRHIEKLVSAVHAKEGKMDTLKTMLAAIFEEDGVELPVTRIRSAKAREWISQMRQSMRLEPLQAALTKLGGIDRELAHLETTLWQLKPQLSADHQQAEQRIADLDGELNRHQREFQQRENAYTQQRDELNDRHSEVASDLQHTQRRLNDLQTQFEHYADADMTGLERDINALPQWREQRDQLQKHLQVMQEAVKESQARLDGRLRELSEALARQTQENQELIDALVEEKAQRREQQWQAEQQHNERYQQERQRLEGEYQAQLELGVEQLAELKAQLAMPTQTAEEAQEAELAQARLDQTQQERSAATATLEALRRELESHKRERDAAEQQLVQCRQQRERAEQHCYALYQQRDPEQGSLRHFLRYHRPGWEQQLGKVIAPELLERRDLAPQLAEGASDDLFGLALDLSAIALPDYAQDEASLLAAIEEADGAKQRAQAECAAAEKALKQHNERVQQADEAQDQARMGYQRAEQEVEYALEARRQQQERHTKRQQARRAEHQAALARQEQAQAELREEKRQSLAELAETHQGQLLELKADAQNQLDSLDAQLRQYKQQLNDANAEHQRQRNELEAAFSQELAEQGVDPAQLQETKKRLEQQSDRIRKIAARQEELTEYQRFMRVEWSQHKPQLVAQEAELVQLDQQLKREKAHLKNDFHAAREAHQSAVNELKIQRANAHGSVEALKPLLTQLESLDIVSEGAPLADAVGDMEERIERARQALTSRHQQLEQLRRGCLEVESQLIKDASSGFADALQSEREKLPNDSPRLVLPLLRDMLKLLEDQQQQLIQEGRNLSDDLDKFFIVFRDLNRRISAQSRRLSDEVADDLRLEGISKAEVRIQSTIDELGFWEPLKLFAQRYKAWRESGQMLPSDDYLNALADVVDLLRSDQQYSFESLLRLELHLNEGGTDLVIKNDRQLLESSSHGMAYLILCKFLLAFTRLLRGDAQIAIHWPIDEIGTLAYHNVEKLFDACDSNRIHIVGAFPNPESDVLLLFANRYLIERDPNQPNQRLLKRIEPRLSPLAQRIKERQQEVTA
- a CDS encoding GntR family transcriptional regulator — its product is MASSSAAPGAFIQQQNLVEQVADYLTQAIIQQHFLPGERLSEVQLSRDLGVSRAPVREAARLLESRGLLVSKPRRGFFVRALNAVELEDVFDLRLCLERHAIQRLSERYSSDAERALKQQVEVLCEATASNDGTRRIEEDLQFHRLMIHYAGNERLLRAFDGLTHELRLCITLITKTHEAPDTIATSHFKLLDALGSGRSEACREAIDYHIGVARDFVVSSVGE